In Paenibacillus sp. FSL R7-0345, a single window of DNA contains:
- a CDS encoding ABC transporter ATP-binding protein, with protein sequence MSLVAAKIPEIQLDNVEMRYQTDTAEVLALHQVSLNIAKGEFVSLLGPSGCGKTTLLRLMADLLTPTAGNVTVAGKSAREARLARKYGIVFQSPVLYDWRKVRHNITLPLELMGVKKAAREEKALELLELVGLQSFADKYPWQLSGGMQQRVAIARALSMEPEILLMDEPFSALDEFTRERLNEELLSVWSKVQSTIVFVTHSIPESIFLSDRVFVLSPHPGRLSAVVDIPLPRPRTAEMRNSPPFFELVARIRDSFEGV encoded by the coding sequence ATGTCACTTGTAGCGGCAAAGATTCCTGAGATACAGCTGGATAACGTCGAAATGCGCTATCAGACAGATACCGCCGAGGTTCTGGCACTGCATCAGGTAAGCCTTAATATTGCCAAGGGGGAGTTTGTTTCTTTACTGGGTCCCTCGGGCTGCGGCAAAACTACACTATTGAGGTTAATGGCAGATCTCCTGACACCAACTGCAGGGAATGTGACAGTAGCGGGGAAAAGTGCCAGGGAAGCGAGGCTGGCCCGGAAATACGGCATTGTTTTTCAGAGCCCGGTGCTGTATGACTGGCGCAAGGTCAGGCACAATATTACGCTGCCGCTTGAACTGATGGGCGTCAAGAAGGCGGCCCGCGAGGAAAAGGCACTGGAGCTGCTGGAGCTTGTCGGGCTGCAGAGCTTTGCCGACAAATATCCGTGGCAGCTCAGCGGAGGGATGCAGCAGCGTGTGGCGATTGCCCGGGCCCTCTCGATGGAGCCGGAGATTCTGCTGATGGATGAGCCGTTTTCTGCCCTGGATGAATTCACGCGCGAGCGGCTGAATGAGGAGCTGCTCTCCGTCTGGAGCAAGGTGCAGAGTACGATTGTGTTTGTAACCCATAGTATTCCCGAATCGATTTTCCTCTCGGACAGAGTATTCGTGCTCTCCCCGCATCCGGGCAGATTATCTGCTGTCGTTGATATTCCGCTGCCGCGCCCGCGTACGGCGGAGATGAGAAACAGCCCGCCGTTTTTTGAACTGGTCGCCCGGATCCGCGACAGTTTTGAAGGGGTGTAG
- a CDS encoding histidine kinase N-terminal 7TM domain-containing protein, which produces MESLVANYIIIVSISGVLNALLALFAYYKKTDFAGIRAFICSSFFSAVYIFAFALELSGNTMQEIGFWIKVEYLGMPFIAPCSLIMIMHFVGLERLINKKLLIPLFAVPIISVLLVWTNEYHHLFYKSMVFREDAPTLLVDVGMGPWYIVQGSVTFGSMLAGMCLILWQWNRMKRVYRRQMITIFIGQFLPALGAFLYLIDMTPYGSDPVPVIMSVTSTLYFWAILSRGMLTAAPIARENLFESMRDGVLVTDRFDLLIDYNQVAAGMMEGLDSSAIGRSLAQLFLPAGKDAVDYVMNADPLLSEERELAWNIGGNTCYYQVRSSPVLKKDGSAAGRMIVLIDVTERKLLQDKLQQLATIDSLTGIYNRTHFMELSRGLLAQAPDNRSPLSIILLDIDFFKNINDRYGHQYGDMALQHVVGVCSRHIREGDVFGRYGGEEFVMCLPDTPLKQAALLSEQIRSDVERSPMYTVSGQINVTASFGVVEASPTSLSLEELLSEADHALYTSKRTGRNAVHMSSGAAITHFRP; this is translated from the coding sequence ATGGAATCTTTGGTGGCAAATTATATTATTATCGTTTCTATATCCGGAGTGCTGAATGCGCTCCTTGCACTGTTCGCCTACTACAAGAAGACTGATTTTGCGGGGATTAGAGCCTTTATTTGCAGCTCTTTTTTCTCGGCGGTTTATATATTCGCGTTTGCTCTGGAGCTGTCAGGCAACACCATGCAGGAAATCGGGTTCTGGATCAAGGTGGAGTATCTGGGCATGCCTTTCATTGCTCCCTGCAGCCTGATTATGATCATGCATTTTGTAGGGCTGGAGCGTCTGATTAATAAAAAGCTGTTAATTCCGCTCTTCGCTGTTCCTATTATTTCAGTGCTGCTGGTGTGGACCAATGAATACCACCATCTGTTCTACAAATCCATGGTGTTCCGGGAAGATGCCCCCACCCTGCTGGTTGATGTCGGAATGGGTCCCTGGTATATAGTGCAGGGCAGCGTGACCTTCGGTTCCATGCTCGCCGGGATGTGCCTGATTCTCTGGCAGTGGAACCGGATGAAGCGGGTGTACCGGCGGCAGATGATCACCATATTTATCGGGCAGTTTTTGCCGGCTCTGGGCGCGTTCCTCTATTTAATAGACATGACCCCCTACGGTTCGGACCCCGTACCGGTCATTATGAGTGTGACTTCAACCCTGTATTTCTGGGCAATCCTGTCCAGAGGCATGCTGACTGCCGCTCCTATCGCCCGTGAAAATCTGTTCGAAAGCATGCGCGACGGGGTGCTGGTAACCGACCGTTTTGATTTGCTTATAGACTATAACCAGGTTGCAGCCGGGATGATGGAGGGTCTGGACTCTTCGGCAATCGGCCGCTCTCTGGCCCAGCTGTTTCTGCCTGCCGGCAAGGATGCCGTGGATTACGTGATGAATGCCGACCCGCTGCTGAGTGAAGAACGGGAGCTGGCCTGGAATATAGGCGGCAACACCTGCTATTACCAGGTCCGCTCGTCTCCGGTGCTCAAGAAGGACGGAAGTGCCGCCGGGCGGATGATCGTGCTGATCGATGTAACCGAGCGGAAGCTGCTTCAGGATAAGCTCCAGCAGCTGGCAACCATCGACAGCCTGACCGGAATCTATAACCGGACTCATTTCATGGAGCTCAGCCGGGGGCTGCTGGCGCAGGCGCCGGACAACCGGAGTCCGCTCTCGATTATTTTGCTGGACATCGACTTTTTCAAAAACATCAATGACCGTTACGGCCACCAGTACGGCGATATGGCACTCCAGCATGTCGTAGGCGTATGTTCCAGGCATATCCGTGAAGGGGATGTATTCGGGCGGTATGGGGGAGAAGAGTTTGTAATGTGCCTGCCGGATACCCCGCTGAAGCAGGCTGCCCTATTGTCAGAGCAGATCCGCAGCGATGTGGAGCGAAGCCCTATGTATACAGTGTCGGGTCAGATTAATGTAACAGCCAGCTTTGGCGTAGTGGAGGCTAGTCCGACGAGCTTATCCCTCGAGGAGCTGCTCTCTGAAGCCGATCATGCCCTCTATACCTCCAAGCGTACCGGGCGTAATGCCGTGCACATGTCCAGCGGAGCAGCGATTACGCATTTCAGGCCCTGA
- a CDS encoding MBL fold metallo-hydrolase — MDHRFEQISPHIVIMHAEHETDRPVLAAIAGGGRTLLMDAGASPAHADCFREELDRRGFRQPDLLVLTHWHWDHSFGISAWNVPVIAHEKTAGVLGGLSGRGWSDEELEELVQAEIISRESAQHIRLEYGEARQITVGKPDILFTHSLVIDLGDVSCELRHVGGDHAADSCVLYVREDKVLFLGDALGPSVYGGPRMYSSIEFLRLLETAYSFGADWLVESHGVPMSGAEFRADLAPWERIARLAEVFGADRERVLLELRADLQLDELPADLLQGVEYFMAGARGA, encoded by the coding sequence ATGGACCACAGGTTTGAACAGATCAGTCCGCATATTGTGATTATGCATGCGGAGCATGAAACTGACCGGCCGGTGCTCGCGGCCATTGCCGGCGGGGGCCGGACGTTATTAATGGATGCTGGCGCATCACCTGCTCATGCAGACTGCTTCCGTGAGGAACTGGACAGACGGGGGTTTCGCCAGCCGGATCTGCTCGTGCTGACGCATTGGCACTGGGATCACAGCTTCGGGATAAGCGCCTGGAATGTTCCGGTTATTGCCCATGAGAAAACGGCCGGGGTGCTGGGCGGCCTAAGCGGACGGGGATGGTCGGATGAGGAACTGGAGGAGCTGGTGCAGGCAGAGATTATCAGCAGAGAAAGTGCACAGCATATTCGTCTTGAATACGGTGAAGCGAGGCAGATTACTGTCGGTAAACCGGATATTCTTTTTACTCACAGCCTTGTTATTGATCTCGGAGATGTGAGCTGCGAGCTCCGTCATGTCGGAGGCGACCATGCTGCAGATTCCTGTGTACTGTATGTCAGGGAAGACAAAGTACTGTTTCTGGGCGATGCGCTTGGACCGTCTGTATACGGGGGGCCGCGCATGTACAGCAGTATAGAGTTTCTCAGACTGCTGGAAACCGCCTATAGCTTCGGAGCAGACTGGCTGGTGGAATCCCATGGTGTTCCGATGAGCGGGGCGGAGTTCCGGGCTGATCTGGCACCCTGGGAACGGATAGCCCGGCTGGCAGAGGTCTTCGGGGCTGACCGTGAACGGGTGCTGCTTGAGTTGAGGGCAGATTTACAGCTGGATGAACTGCCGGCAGACTTGCTGCAGGGTGTGGAGTACTTTATGGCCGGAGCCAGGGGAGCTTAA
- a CDS encoding DUF72 domain-containing protein, with translation MIKIGLTGFGDHDELYGKIKPAERLPAYSAHFPIVEIDSSFYAVQPVRNYVKWASQTPDDFQFIVKAYQGMTGHLRGKKNYYDSTGEMYEAFHHSIAPVREAGKLAMTLFQFPPWFDCTKENVDFLREVKERMLDVPSAAEFRNESWYSPEMRDRTLGFLEREGWIHTVADEPQAGSGSIPIVPVATNPDITYVRLHGRNVQGWNQSSHPDWRKLRYLYRYSTEELMEWRDRLLELEKSCRELYVVFNNNSAGDATPNAKELQALLGIDGGLAPLQLDLFN, from the coding sequence ATGATCAAAATCGGGCTAACCGGCTTCGGTGACCACGATGAGCTGTACGGCAAAATCAAGCCGGCCGAACGCCTCCCTGCCTACAGCGCCCATTTTCCCATCGTGGAAATCGACAGCTCCTTTTATGCGGTACAGCCGGTCCGTAATTATGTAAAGTGGGCCTCACAAACCCCGGATGACTTTCAGTTTATCGTAAAGGCCTATCAGGGAATGACCGGACATCTGCGCGGTAAAAAGAATTACTACGATTCCACCGGTGAGATGTACGAAGCGTTTCATCACTCCATCGCCCCAGTGCGGGAGGCCGGCAAACTGGCTATGACCCTGTTCCAGTTCCCGCCATGGTTTGACTGCACCAAGGAAAATGTGGATTTTCTGCGTGAGGTCAAAGAACGGATGCTGGATGTTCCGTCAGCGGCGGAATTCCGCAATGAGTCCTGGTACAGCCCGGAAATGCGCGACAGAACACTCGGCTTTCTGGAACGCGAAGGCTGGATTCACACCGTAGCCGATGAGCCGCAGGCGGGCTCAGGCTCCATCCCGATTGTCCCTGTAGCGACAAACCCCGATATCACTTATGTCCGGCTGCACGGCCGCAATGTCCAGGGCTGGAACCAGAGCAGCCACCCTGACTGGCGCAAGCTGCGCTATCTGTACCGTTACAGCACAGAAGAACTTATGGAATGGCGGGACCGCCTGCTGGAGCTGGAAAAAAGCTGCCGTGAGCTGTACGTGGTCTTCAACAATAATTCTGCAGGTGACGCTACCCCTAACGCAAAAGAGCTCCAGGCGCTGCTGGGAATCGACGGCGGCCTGGCCCCGCTTCAGCTGGACCTGTTTAACTGA
- a CDS encoding alpha-amylase, whose translation MKRNHTMMQFFEWHVEADGQHWKRLAEMAPDIKAAYMDSVWVPPVTKAVSGEDTGYGVYDLYDLGEFDQKGSIRTKYGTKQELVEAIAECLKNGIAVYVDLVMNHKAGADETEVFQVIEVDPNDRNKDISEPFEIEGWTKFNFPGRGEEYSAFKWDHTHFNGTDFDAKEGRTGVFRINGQNRAWNQNVDDEFGNYDYLMFANIDYLHEDVKREMLDWGKWLVDTLQCSGYRLDAIKHINHEFIKEFAQEMKRKRGEDFYIVGEFWNSNLEACREFLNTVDYQIDLFDVSLHYKLYSASLAGRDFDLTKIFEDTLVQTHPLNAVTFVDNHDSQPHEALESWVGDWFKQSAYALILLRRDGYPVVFYGDYYGIGGPTPVDPKKAAIDPLLYTRYHKAYGEQDDYFDHPNTIGWVRRGVEELPGSGCAVVISNGDDGEKRMFLGEERAGEVWTDFTRNREETITIGEDGWAVFPVNGGSVSVWALPDQEDAEQEDAGQEQGADSAEKH comes from the coding sequence ATGAAGAGAAACCATACGATGATGCAGTTTTTTGAGTGGCATGTTGAAGCGGACGGGCAACACTGGAAGCGGCTGGCTGAGATGGCCCCGGATATCAAGGCAGCCTATATGGATTCGGTCTGGGTTCCGCCGGTAACCAAGGCTGTCTCCGGCGAAGATACCGGATACGGAGTATACGATCTCTATGACCTGGGAGAGTTCGACCAGAAAGGCTCGATCCGGACCAAATACGGTACAAAGCAGGAGCTGGTTGAGGCGATTGCCGAGTGCCTGAAGAACGGCATTGCCGTCTATGTGGATCTCGTTATGAACCATAAAGCCGGTGCTGATGAGACGGAGGTGTTCCAGGTCATTGAGGTGGACCCGAATGACCGCAACAAGGATATTTCCGAGCCTTTTGAGATTGAGGGCTGGACCAAGTTCAACTTCCCGGGACGCGGCGAGGAGTATTCCGCCTTCAAATGGGATCACACCCATTTTAACGGCACCGACTTTGACGCCAAAGAAGGCCGGACCGGCGTATTCCGGATCAACGGCCAGAACAGGGCTTGGAACCAGAATGTGGACGACGAATTCGGCAATTACGATTACCTGATGTTCGCCAACATTGACTACCTTCATGAGGATGTTAAACGGGAGATGCTGGACTGGGGAAAATGGCTGGTCGATACCCTGCAGTGCAGCGGCTACCGGCTGGATGCCATCAAGCATATCAACCATGAGTTTATTAAAGAGTTCGCCCAGGAGATGAAAAGAAAGCGCGGCGAGGACTTTTATATCGTCGGCGAGTTCTGGAACTCCAATCTCGAAGCCTGCCGCGAATTCCTCAATACGGTTGATTATCAGATCGATTTGTTCGATGTATCCCTGCATTACAAGCTCTATTCCGCTTCTCTTGCAGGCCGGGATTTTGATCTGACGAAAATTTTTGAGGATACGCTGGTCCAGACCCATCCGCTGAATGCCGTGACATTCGTGGACAACCACGATTCACAGCCTCATGAGGCGCTGGAATCCTGGGTTGGCGACTGGTTCAAGCAAAGCGCATACGCGCTCATTCTGCTCCGCCGTGACGGTTACCCTGTTGTCTTCTATGGTGATTACTATGGAATTGGCGGTCCGACTCCGGTTGATCCGAAGAAGGCCGCCATTGATCCGCTGCTCTATACCCGGTATCACAAGGCCTACGGCGAGCAGGATGATTACTTCGATCATCCCAACACCATCGGCTGGGTGCGCCGCGGTGTGGAAGAACTGCCAGGTTCCGGCTGTGCAGTAGTCATCTCAAACGGCGATGACGGCGAGAAGCGGATGTTCCTTGGCGAAGAACGGGCCGGGGAGGTCTGGACGGATTTCACCCGGAACCGCGAGGAGACCATAACCATCGGTGAAGACGGCTGGGCTGTATTTCCGGTAAATGGCGGCAGCGTATCTGTCTGGGCGCTGCCGGACCAGGAGGATGCCGAGCAGGAAGATGCTGGACAGGAGCAGGGTGCTGACAGCGCGGAGAAGCATTAA
- a CDS encoding biotin transporter BioY: MKKWTTRGLIFSALFAGVMIALSFLKIYLPISAVPITLQTLAVMLAGAVLGARYGTLAVLIVIGLCAAGFPVMGGSGGVAVLVGPTAGYIFSWPVAAFLIGLCSQRMKQNKYTFPKLAIANIVFGALLVYPGGVWWLAHSTGMDSLSKALTAGMWPFIPGDLVKAVLCAGVVTAVRQVYPIERILNSDSGGWAEGDQPTISR; encoded by the coding sequence ATGAAAAAATGGACGACTCGCGGCCTGATCTTCAGCGCATTATTTGCCGGAGTCATGATTGCACTCAGTTTTCTCAAAATCTATCTGCCGATCTCGGCCGTGCCGATTACGTTGCAGACACTGGCGGTGATGCTGGCGGGTGCGGTGCTTGGAGCGCGCTACGGAACGCTGGCTGTGCTTATCGTCATCGGCCTTTGTGCAGCCGGATTCCCGGTTATGGGCGGCAGCGGCGGAGTGGCGGTGCTGGTGGGGCCGACGGCAGGCTATATTTTCTCGTGGCCGGTTGCAGCTTTCCTGATCGGCCTGTGCTCCCAGCGTATGAAGCAGAATAAATATACGTTTCCCAAGCTGGCAATTGCCAACATTGTATTTGGTGCACTGCTGGTCTATCCCGGAGGGGTATGGTGGCTGGCCCATTCAACAGGGATGGATTCCCTCTCCAAGGCGCTGACTGCAGGAATGTGGCCATTTATACCGGGCGATCTTGTCAAAGCGGTTCTCTGCGCAGGTGTCGTAACTGCTGTTCGGCAGGTATATCCGATTGAGCGGATACTGAACAGTGACAGCGGGGGCTGGGCTGAGGGTGATCAGCCGACGATCAGCCGCTAA
- a CDS encoding ATP-binding cassette domain-containing protein: MITAQNIAFSYRDGQRRLPVLQGISIHIARGEWVALTGANGCGKSSLIRMFNGLNIPSAGNLHAAGLDLRSAANRAAVKQHIQLVFQNPESQNIGSTPYEDVAFGLENRGLARGEMDAQIRRVLQQVGLAHKWADEITALSGGERQRLAVACCLALQAEMIIFDEATSMLDPAGRSRIMELARDLWRRGTTILWVTQRPEELAESPRVAVMEQGTMRYDGDPRTLFYSSGLPELLGWEPPPVIRIGRLLQSRGWPLELLPLTEQELEAVL; the protein is encoded by the coding sequence ATGATTACAGCGCAAAATATAGCCTTCTCCTACCGGGACGGCCAGCGCAGGCTGCCGGTATTACAGGGGATTTCCATACATATCGCCCGCGGTGAATGGGTCGCCCTGACCGGAGCGAACGGCTGCGGCAAGTCATCCCTGATCCGGATGTTTAACGGTCTGAATATCCCGTCCGCCGGCAATCTGCATGCGGCCGGCCTTGATCTCCGGTCTGCGGCAAACCGCGCAGCCGTGAAACAGCATATCCAGCTTGTATTTCAGAATCCCGAATCCCAGAACATCGGCTCCACGCCTTATGAGGATGTTGCCTTCGGGCTGGAGAACCGCGGGCTGGCCCGGGGTGAAATGGATGCGCAGATCCGCCGGGTGCTGCAGCAGGTAGGGCTGGCCCATAAATGGGCCGATGAGATTACTGCCCTTTCCGGCGGGGAACGCCAGCGTCTGGCTGTTGCCTGCTGCCTGGCCTTACAGGCAGAGATGATTATCTTCGATGAGGCCACATCGATGCTGGACCCTGCCGGGCGGAGCCGCATTATGGAGCTGGCCCGGGATTTATGGCGCCGGGGAACCACGATTCTGTGGGTGACCCAGCGTCCGGAGGAGCTCGCCGAGAGCCCGAGGGTCGCCGTAATGGAGCAGGGAACAATGCGCTATGACGGTGATCCGCGAACCCTGTTCTACAGCTCCGGGCTCCCGGAGCTGCTCGGCTGGGAGCCGCCGCCGGTCATCCGGATCGGCCGGCTGCTGCAGTCGCGCGGCTGGCCCCTGGAACTGCTCCCGCTAACTGAGCAGGAACTGGAGGCCGTGTTATGA
- a CDS encoding ATP-binding cassette domain-containing protein — MSIRAEKVYYEYDTAAAALRDVNLEISSGTLAILCGVTGSGKSTLLRLLSGLDTPSSGRIFYAGKADGAPKVSIVFQQPETQLFAGTVHKEMEYGLEQHGVPKVQRLELIRSAMSRAGLPYEIFAGRSPFLLSGGEKRRLCIAAALAVQPELLILDEPTAGLDPQSAHSLLQLVQQLRAEGITLIIGTHELDSLLPLADQAVVMHRGTVHYDGPPAKLAADHQLLRAAGLEPPAYSRIGDRLRRQGLLAEQPGSIEELLAGLALLPVPPAGGGSAETQEPYGTAGVSSAEPHEHGGAAVGDSAEIREPYGVTGGRPGENQDRKSARRARWKELDPRVKWLGMLLGSLIVLGMNSLPPLLLAALLIGGLISSAALPWSRTVRFFRPFLLMFLFLWLLSALDWNSPDLALGPVGFSTDGMMRGGLNVLRFLLLIALGFLFTETTTGAPLREALEWVLTPLKKLGIRTRGWSLAVSVTLQFVPWILGKLNQLQLALKSRGKPQQGLARWTPRQVGMLIVPLLILVISMGDELATAVESRGYDPKKARTPAYTLNWKSADTLALACVVLTAAVLWWFSLIS, encoded by the coding sequence ATGAGCATAAGGGCAGAGAAGGTTTACTACGAATACGATACCGCTGCCGCTGCTCTGCGGGATGTTAATCTGGAGATCAGCAGCGGCACCCTGGCCATCCTCTGCGGAGTGACCGGCAGCGGAAAGTCTACTCTGCTGCGGCTGCTGTCCGGGCTCGATACGCCCTCTTCGGGCAGGATTTTTTATGCCGGTAAGGCAGACGGGGCGCCTAAAGTATCCATAGTGTTCCAGCAGCCGGAAACTCAGCTGTTTGCCGGCACCGTGCACAAAGAAATGGAATACGGCCTTGAGCAGCACGGTGTACCCAAAGTACAACGGCTGGAGCTGATCCGCAGCGCCATGTCCAGAGCCGGGCTGCCTTATGAAATCTTCGCCGGCCGCTCCCCTTTCCTGCTCAGCGGCGGGGAGAAGCGGCGGCTGTGCATCGCCGCCGCCCTTGCTGTGCAGCCGGAGCTGCTGATTCTCGATGAGCCGACGGCGGGGCTTGATCCGCAGTCTGCTCATTCGCTGCTGCAGCTGGTGCAGCAATTAAGGGCAGAAGGCATCACCCTGATCATCGGCACACATGAGCTGGACAGCCTGCTCCCGCTGGCCGACCAGGCGGTCGTAATGCACCGGGGAACCGTGCATTACGACGGGCCGCCGGCGAAGCTTGCAGCAGACCATCAGCTGCTCCGGGCGGCAGGACTGGAACCGCCTGCGTACTCGCGTATTGGAGACAGACTCCGCCGGCAGGGGCTGCTGGCGGAGCAGCCGGGCAGCATCGAAGAGCTGCTGGCCGGACTGGCACTGCTGCCGGTGCCTCCGGCTGGCGGCGGTTCAGCTGAGACACAGGAGCCGTACGGTACTGCTGGAGTTAGTTCTGCGGAGCCGCATGAGCATGGCGGTGCTGCAGTCGGTGATTCAGCGGAGATACGTGAACCATATGGGGTTACGGGCGGTAGGCCGGGAGAAAACCAGGACAGGAAATCTGCCCGCCGGGCCCGCTGGAAAGAGCTGGACCCCCGGGTCAAATGGCTGGGGATGCTGCTTGGGTCTCTGATTGTACTAGGCATGAACAGTCTGCCGCCATTGCTGCTGGCAGCACTCCTGATTGGCGGATTAATCAGCTCAGCGGCGCTTCCCTGGAGCAGAACAGTCCGGTTCTTCCGCCCCTTCCTGCTGATGTTCCTGTTCCTGTGGCTGCTGTCTGCGCTGGACTGGAATTCTCCCGACCTCGCGCTCGGGCCGGTCGGGTTCAGTACAGACGGAATGATGCGGGGAGGGCTTAATGTGCTGCGCTTTCTGCTGCTGATTGCTCTTGGCTTCCTGTTTACAGAGACCACAACAGGCGCGCCGCTGCGCGAAGCGCTGGAATGGGTACTCACTCCGCTCAAGAAGCTTGGCATCCGTACCCGGGGCTGGTCACTGGCTGTATCAGTTACCCTGCAGTTTGTCCCCTGGATTCTCGGTAAGCTGAATCAGCTGCAGCTGGCACTGAAATCGCGCGGTAAACCGCAGCAAGGTCTCGCCCGCTGGACTCCGCGTCAGGTCGGCATGCTCATCGTGCCGCTCCTGATCCTAGTCATCAGCATGGGGGATGAGCTGGCCACAGCCGTTGAATCGCGGGGCTATGACCCTAAAAAGGCCAGGACACCGGCATACACGCTGAACTGGAAGTCCGCGGATACACTGGCGCTGGCCTGTGTTGTTCTTACAGCAGCTGTGCTGTGGTGGTTCTCCCTGATCAGCTGA
- a CDS encoding nitroreductase family protein, translating into MDMTVMDIIEKRKSVRTYETTPIGEKVHAAIMDYLRQEENLRGPFGGTAGVEWVWAKGGGEDSKAIKLGAYGVIQNPQAYLVGVVTNDRKALLEFGYIFHKLILYATGLGLGTCWIGGTFNRRSFTRELAPKPGEIIPCITPLGYPREKQRLLDATMRYVVKADQKKPWRDLYYDASFEHLLAPGDAGSLAAALEMVRLGPSASNKQPWRAVLSADRQEIHFYLQHTPNYSGNKLGFEMQRIDIGIAACNFELACKELGIPGVWTMRDPQLGVIDQHTEYMLSYKLS; encoded by the coding sequence ATGGATATGACGGTAATGGATATTATTGAAAAACGTAAATCGGTACGCACTTATGAGACGACCCCGATCGGGGAAAAAGTGCATGCAGCCATTATGGATTATCTGCGGCAGGAGGAGAATCTGCGCGGTCCCTTCGGCGGGACAGCCGGGGTAGAATGGGTCTGGGCCAAAGGCGGCGGCGAGGATAGCAAGGCCATCAAGCTTGGCGCTTATGGTGTTATCCAGAATCCGCAGGCCTATCTGGTAGGGGTCGTTACAAACGACCGGAAGGCGCTGCTGGAGTTTGGTTATATTTTTCATAAGCTGATTCTGTATGCTACAGGCCTTGGCCTGGGAACCTGCTGGATTGGCGGGACCTTTAACCGCAGGTCGTTTACCCGTGAACTGGCGCCTAAGCCCGGGGAGATTATTCCCTGTATTACACCGCTTGGCTATCCGCGTGAGAAGCAGCGGCTGCTGGACGCTACTATGCGTTATGTGGTCAAGGCGGACCAGAAGAAGCCGTGGCGGGACTTATATTATGACGCCAGCTTCGAACATCTGCTGGCGCCCGGGGATGCCGGCAGCCTGGCTGCCGCACTGGAGATGGTCCGGCTCGGCCCGTCAGCTTCCAATAAGCAGCCATGGCGGGCTGTGCTGTCTGCAGACCGGCAGGAGATCCATTTCTATCTGCAGCATACGCCGAATTACAGCGGGAATAAGCTTGGTTTTGAAATGCAGCGGATCGATATCGGGATAGCTGCCTGCAATTTTGAGCTGGCCTGCAAGGAACTGGGCATTCCGGGAGTCTGGACAATGCGCGACCCGCAGCTGGGTGTCATCGACCAGCACACAGAATACATGCTGAGCTACAAACTCAGCTGA
- a CDS encoding FlxA-like family protein — protein sequence MNISSATSTASASYTSSSATDTGALEKQKAKLEADLEKVEASKDDEKTKETKTKQLEQQIKQIEAQIARKSKSSSSSSEAAQSAQAEKPTDTNLLKAASAAQIATATTDSEGRFDIRV from the coding sequence ATGAATATTTCATCTGCAACATCCACAGCTTCCGCTTCCTATACTTCATCCAGTGCCACTGACACCGGTGCACTTGAGAAACAAAAAGCGAAGCTGGAAGCCGACCTCGAAAAGGTCGAGGCCAGCAAGGACGACGAAAAGACCAAGGAAACCAAGACAAAGCAGCTGGAGCAGCAGATTAAGCAGATTGAAGCGCAGATCGCCCGGAAGTCCAAGAGCAGCAGCAGTTCTTCTGAAGCGGCGCAAAGCGCACAGGCTGAAAAACCAACAGACACCAATCTCTTGAAGGCTGCCAGCGCAGCACAGATTGCCACAGCTACAACCGACAGTGAAGGAAGATTCGATATCCGGGTCTGA